From one Phocaeicola salanitronis DSM 18170 genomic stretch:
- a CDS encoding 4-hydroxy-3-methylbut-2-en-1-yl diphosphate synthase, which yields MDYFNYSRRQASEVYVGGTPMGGTNPIRVQSMTNTPTTDTEACVEQAIRIIEAGGEYVRLTTQGTREAENLKNINIGLRSKGYGTPLIADVHFNPKVAEVAALYAEGVRINPGNYTDAARTFKKLEYTDEEYAKEIQKIRERLVPFLNICKENHTAIRIGVNHGSLSDRIMSRYGDTPAGMVESCMEFLRICVEEQFTDVVISIKASNTVIMVKTVRLLVAQMEKEGMAFPLHLGVTEAGDGEDGRIKSALGIGALLCDGLGDTIRVSLTEAPEAEIPVARKLVDYVSKRNGHIYIPGTEAEGFCYTDPARRTTTPVGNIGGGHVPIVISARLNGNMETNGQFRPDYIYCGQTLPEERQPGIGYIVDANRWDGSEGTYPAFSHKQLIELHYSQAKRKFLFLTYLTLDEEAIACLRRHPETVVIAQSNHANRLGEFRGLAHQLMASGLKNPLVFFQYYKETCLEDFQLKAATDMGALLIDGLCDGILLYNDGDAISDLKLDETAFGILQAGRLRTSKTEYISCPGCGRTLYDLEATIARIKTATSHLKGLKIGIMGCIVNGPGEMADADYGYVGAGRGKISLYKKKECIEKNIPEEQAVEKLLELIAKDKATE from the coding sequence ATGGATTATTTCAACTATTCACGCCGCCAGGCAAGCGAAGTATATGTAGGCGGCACACCTATGGGAGGCACTAACCCCATCCGGGTGCAAAGCATGACCAATACGCCTACCACCGATACCGAGGCCTGTGTAGAGCAGGCCATCCGCATTATTGAAGCGGGAGGAGAATACGTGCGCCTCACCACCCAAGGCACACGTGAGGCCGAGAACCTGAAGAACATCAACATCGGCTTGCGCTCGAAAGGCTACGGCACACCGCTGATTGCCGACGTCCACTTCAATCCGAAAGTGGCGGAAGTGGCAGCGCTTTATGCCGAAGGGGTACGCATCAATCCGGGCAACTATACCGATGCCGCACGTACCTTCAAGAAGCTGGAGTATACGGATGAAGAATACGCAAAAGAGATACAAAAGATACGCGAACGGCTGGTCCCTTTCCTGAACATCTGTAAGGAAAACCATACCGCCATACGCATCGGGGTAAACCACGGCTCGCTATCCGACCGTATCATGTCACGCTATGGCGATACACCGGCAGGCATGGTGGAATCGTGCATGGAGTTCCTGCGCATCTGCGTGGAAGAACAATTCACGGACGTGGTCATTTCCATCAAGGCATCGAATACCGTCATTATGGTGAAAACGGTCCGCTTGCTGGTGGCGCAAATGGAAAAAGAAGGCATGGCATTCCCGCTTCATCTGGGCGTGACAGAAGCGGGTGACGGAGAAGACGGGCGCATCAAGTCGGCATTGGGCATCGGAGCCTTGCTATGCGACGGACTGGGCGACACCATCCGTGTCTCGCTTACAGAAGCTCCTGAAGCGGAAATACCTGTGGCGCGCAAATTGGTGGACTACGTCTCCAAGCGGAACGGCCATATCTACATACCCGGAACGGAAGCGGAGGGCTTTTGCTATACCGACCCGGCACGCCGCACCACTACCCCCGTAGGGAATATCGGCGGCGGCCATGTACCCATCGTCATATCAGCGCGCCTCAACGGGAATATGGAGACAAACGGACAATTCCGTCCGGACTATATCTATTGCGGGCAGACCTTGCCCGAAGAACGCCAGCCGGGCATCGGCTACATTGTAGACGCAAACCGTTGGGACGGAAGCGAAGGCACTTATCCGGCATTCAGCCACAAGCAGCTCATTGAATTGCATTACAGCCAGGCGAAACGGAAATTTCTCTTCCTTACCTATCTGACATTGGATGAAGAGGCCATTGCCTGCCTGCGCCGCCACCCGGAAACCGTCGTCATCGCACAGAGCAATCATGCGAACCGCCTGGGCGAGTTCCGCGGCTTAGCCCACCAACTGATGGCATCAGGACTGAAAAATCCATTGGTGTTCTTCCAGTATTATAAGGAAACCTGTCTGGAAGATTTCCAGCTGAAAGCCGCTACGGACATGGGTGCTTTGCTCATCGACGGGCTCTGCGACGGCATCTTGCTTTATAACGACGGTGATGCTATCTCCGACTTGAAATTAGACGAAACTGCATTCGGCATCCTTCAAGCCGGACGCCTGCGTACTTCGAAAACCGAATACATCTCCTGCCCGGGATGCGGACGTACGCTCTACGACCTCGAAGCAACCATCGCCCGCATCAAAACCGCGACCTCGCATCTGAAAGGCCTGAAGATAGGCATCATGGGCTGCATCGTAAACGGTCCGGGCGAAATGGCAGATGCCGACTATGGCTATGTAGGTGCCGGACGGGGCAAAATCAGCCTCTATAAGAAAAAGGAATGCATCGAGAAAAATATCCCTGAAGAACAAGCCGTAGAAAAACTACTGGAACTGATTGCAAAGGATAAAGCAACGGAATGA
- the purE gene encoding 5-(carboxyamino)imidazole ribonucleotide mutase, whose amino-acid sequence MKPIVSIIMGSTSDLPVMEKAAAFLNDMQVPFEMNALSAHRTPAEVEKFAKEAAGRGLKVIIAGAGMAAALPGVIAANTTLPVIGIPIKGSVLDGVDALYSILQMPPGIPVATVAINGAMNAAILAVQMLALSDEALAQKFAAYKEGLKNKIVKANQDLKEVKYEYKVD is encoded by the coding sequence ATGAAACCGATTGTAAGTATCATCATGGGAAGCACTTCCGACCTTCCCGTTATGGAAAAGGCTGCGGCTTTCCTCAACGACATGCAAGTGCCGTTCGAAATGAACGCCCTTTCCGCCCACCGCACTCCCGCCGAAGTGGAGAAGTTTGCCAAAGAAGCCGCAGGCAGGGGCCTGAAAGTCATTATTGCCGGAGCCGGCATGGCGGCTGCATTGCCGGGTGTCATTGCCGCCAATACCACACTGCCCGTCATCGGCATCCCTATCAAAGGTTCCGTCCTGGACGGTGTAGATGCCTTGTATTCCATCCTTCAGATGCCTCCGGGCATCCCCGTGGCTACGGTAGCCATCAACGGGGCGATGAATGCCGCCATCCTTGCCGTGCAGATGCTCGCCCTGTCTGACGAGGCGTTGGCACAGAAGTTTGCCGCATACAAGGAAGGCTTGAAAAACAAAATCGTCAAAGCCAACCAAGACCTGAAAGAGGTGAAATACGAGTACAAAGTAGATTGA
- the gcvH gene encoding glycine cleavage system protein GcvH: protein MNFPTNVKYTNEHEWIRLEGEEAYVGITDYAQDQLGDIVFVDITTEGETLDKGEVFGTIEVVKTVSDLFLPIGGEVLEVNPELEEHPELVNQDPYGKGWLVKIKPADPSEMDGLLDAEAYKQLINE from the coding sequence ATGAATTTCCCTACGAATGTAAAGTACACGAACGAACACGAATGGATTCGCCTGGAAGGTGAAGAAGCCTATGTAGGCATTACCGATTACGCACAAGACCAATTGGGTGACATCGTCTTTGTGGACATCACCACCGAAGGCGAGACGCTGGACAAAGGCGAAGTGTTCGGCACCATAGAGGTAGTGAAAACCGTTTCCGACCTTTTCCTCCCAATAGGCGGAGAGGTGCTGGAAGTAAACCCGGAACTGGAAGAGCATCCGGAACTGGTGAACCAAGACCCGTATGGTAAGGGTTGGCTGGTGAAAATCAAGCCGGCAGATCCGTCGGAAATGGACGGCCTGCTGGATGCAGAAGCATACAAGCAACTGATTAATGAATAA
- the galB gene encoding beta-galactosidase GalB, whose translation MKKKVLLCLLSFCSLFAWAQRQETLLEKNWKFTKGDAPEAVQETFDDTQWETVTVPHDWAIYGPFDRSHDLQNVAVKQNFETQASVKTGRTGGLPYVGTGWYRTTFEVPAGKEASLVFDGAMSEARVYVNGKEAGFWPLGYNSFHIDVTPYIYTDGRKNTLAVRLENRPQSSRWYPGAGLYRNVRLVTTEKVHVPVWGTQLTTPHVEASYASVKLLTTVAHAGDKDIRIVTEILSPEGKVVAVKDNTRKINHGMPFEQNFLVDAPKLWSPETPFLYKAVSKIYVDNRQVDEYTTRFGIRSLEIVPDKGFFLNGKHRKFQGVCNHHDLGPLGAAVNVAALRRQLTMLKDMGCDAIRTAHNMPAPELVELCDEMGFMMMLEPFDEWDIAKCENGYHRFFGEWAEKDMVNMLRHYRNHPSVVMWSIGNEVPTQWKPEGYKVASFLQDICHREDPTRPVTCGMDQVSSVLGNGFAAMLDVPGFNYRAHRYVEAYNRLPQNIVLGSETSSTVSSRGVYKFPVRKRGDAKYEDHQSSGYDLEHCSWSNVPDEDFALADDYPWTIGQFVWTGFDYLGEPSPYDTDAWPSHSSLFGIIDLASLPKDRYYLYRSIWNRKSPTLHVLPHWNWQGREGENTPVFAYTSYPEAELFVNGKSYGKQRKLTREESQALQGKDSLWLQRRYRLMWMDVPYEPGELKVVAYDASGKAADEKVVRTVGKPHHIELVADRTELAADGKDLAYITVRIVDKDGNLCPMDNRLVHFSVKGAGTYRASANGDPTCLYLFHENRMPAFSGALTAIVQTKEEAGEICFEAKAKGVKGGKLTLRTVRE comes from the coding sequence ATGAAAAAGAAAGTACTTTTGTGTTTGCTTAGTTTCTGTTCGCTCTTTGCATGGGCGCAAAGGCAAGAGACATTGTTAGAGAAGAACTGGAAATTCACGAAAGGTGATGCGCCTGAGGCTGTGCAAGAGACGTTTGACGATACGCAATGGGAAACCGTGACCGTGCCGCATGACTGGGCTATCTATGGTCCGTTCGACCGGAGCCATGACCTGCAGAACGTGGCGGTTAAGCAGAACTTCGAGACGCAGGCTTCGGTGAAGACCGGACGTACCGGAGGACTTCCCTACGTAGGCACAGGCTGGTATCGCACCACCTTCGAAGTGCCTGCGGGCAAAGAGGCTTCCCTGGTGTTCGATGGTGCCATGAGCGAGGCGCGGGTTTACGTGAACGGAAAAGAAGCGGGCTTCTGGCCGCTGGGGTATAATTCGTTCCACATTGACGTGACACCTTATATCTATACGGACGGGCGGAAGAATACGCTGGCAGTACGTTTGGAAAACCGCCCGCAGTCTTCGCGCTGGTATCCGGGGGCAGGGCTTTACCGGAACGTGCGACTGGTGACTACAGAAAAGGTGCATGTGCCTGTATGGGGGACGCAGCTTACTACGCCTCATGTGGAAGCCAGCTATGCCTCGGTGAAGCTGCTTACCACCGTTGCCCATGCAGGGGATAAGGATATCCGCATCGTGACGGAGATTCTCTCACCCGAAGGGAAGGTGGTAGCGGTGAAAGACAATACGCGCAAAATCAATCACGGAATGCCCTTTGAGCAGAACTTTCTGGTAGATGCTCCGAAGTTGTGGTCGCCCGAAACGCCTTTCTTGTATAAGGCGGTATCTAAGATTTACGTGGATAACCGGCAGGTGGACGAATACACGACCCGTTTCGGCATCCGCAGCCTGGAGATTGTGCCCGACAAGGGTTTCTTCCTGAACGGAAAGCACCGCAAGTTCCAAGGGGTGTGCAACCATCACGACCTCGGTCCGCTGGGGGCTGCCGTGAATGTGGCTGCCCTGCGCCGCCAGCTGACGATGTTGAAGGACATGGGTTGCGACGCGATACGTACCGCCCACAACATGCCGGCTCCCGAACTGGTGGAACTGTGCGACGAGATGGGCTTTATGATGATGCTGGAGCCGTTCGACGAATGGGATATCGCCAAGTGCGAGAACGGTTATCACCGCTTCTTCGGCGAATGGGCGGAGAAAGACATGGTGAACATGTTGCGCCATTACCGCAACCATCCCAGCGTGGTGATGTGGAGCATCGGCAACGAGGTGCCTACCCAGTGGAAGCCCGAAGGGTATAAGGTGGCTTCGTTCCTGCAGGACATCTGCCACCGCGAAGACCCTACGCGTCCGGTCACATGCGGCATGGACCAGGTGTCGAGCGTGTTGGGCAATGGGTTTGCCGCCATGCTGGATGTGCCTGGATTCAATTACCGTGCCCACCGGTATGTAGAAGCCTACAACCGCCTGCCTCAGAACATTGTGCTGGGCTCGGAAACATCCTCTACGGTCAGCTCGAGAGGGGTGTATAAGTTCCCGGTACGGAAGCGCGGCGATGCCAAGTACGAAGACCATCAGTCGAGCGGATATGACTTGGAGCATTGTTCGTGGAGCAACGTGCCCGATGAGGATTTCGCCCTTGCCGACGATTATCCGTGGACCATCGGCCAGTTCGTATGGACGGGTTTCGATTACTTGGGCGAACCTTCGCCTTACGATACCGATGCCTGGCCCAGCCATAGCTCGTTGTTCGGCATTATCGACCTGGCAAGCCTGCCCAAAGACCGCTATTACCTCTATCGGAGTATCTGGAACAGGAAATCACCTACCCTGCACGTGTTGCCGCACTGGAACTGGCAGGGCAGGGAAGGCGAAAACACGCCGGTATTTGCCTACACCAGTTATCCCGAAGCGGAACTGTTCGTGAACGGCAAGAGCTATGGGAAGCAGCGCAAGCTGACGCGCGAAGAAAGCCAAGCCCTGCAGGGCAAGGATTCGCTTTGGCTCCAGCGCCGGTATCGGCTGATGTGGATGGATGTGCCATACGAGCCGGGCGAGCTGAAAGTAGTGGCTTATGATGCATCCGGAAAGGCGGCGGACGAAAAGGTAGTGCGTACGGTTGGCAAGCCTCACCACATTGAGCTGGTGGCAGACCGTACGGAGCTGGCGGCAGACGGGAAAGACCTTGCCTACATCACGGTGCGCATCGTGGACAAGGATGGCAATCTGTGTCCGATGGACAACCGCCTGGTACACTTCTCGGTAAAGGGGGCAGGCACGTATCGTGCTTCGGCAAACGGCGACCCTACCTGTCTCTATCTGTTCCACGAAAACCGGATGCCGGCCTTCAGCGGCGCATTGACCGCCATAGTACAGACTAAAGAAGAAGCCGGAGAAATCTGTTTCGAGGCGAAAGCAAAGGGTGTGAAGGGCGGCAAGCTGACCTTGCGCACGGTGCGTGAATAG